From the genome of Bubalus bubalis isolate 160015118507 breed Murrah chromosome 2, NDDB_SH_1, whole genome shotgun sequence, one region includes:
- the ZBTB9 gene encoding zinc finger and BTB domain-containing protein 9, whose product MDTSTPLPPVAPSPACNPAPRTIQIEFPQHSSLLLEALNRHRLEGKFCDVSLLVQGRELRAHKAVLAAASPYFHDKLLLGDAPRLTLPNVIEADAFEGLLQLIYSGHLRLPLDALPAHLLVASGLQMWQVVDQCSEILRELENAGGGISSRGATPFHTLLSTTGGWCIRSSPFQTPAQSSPSTQSPIGGEGSELGDVLQLQVEEEEEEDEEDQGSAAPSQTPQPQRGSGSFPRPPASHPLPTSTTPCRLPEDESAPPEPPAPHTALPPKVFYIKQEPFESKEEIAGGGSQSVGAKEETKVFPAGNTEENGELGFLLPSGAGTTSGGGGPSWKPVDLHGNEILSGGGGPGGAGQAVHGPVKLGGAPPADGKRFGCLCGKRFAVKPKRDRHIMLTFSLRPFGCGICNKRFKLKHHLTEHMKTHAGALHACPHCGRRFRVHACFLRHRDLCKGQGWATAHWTYK is encoded by the coding sequence ATGGATACCTCGACGCCTTTGCCTCCCgtagccccctccccagcctgcaaCCCAGCCCCACGGACGATCCAGATCGAGTTCCCTCAGCACAGCTCTTTGCTGCTGGAGGCCCTGAACCGCCACAGGCTGGAGGGAAAGTTCTGTGACGTCTCTCTCCTGGTGCAGGGCCGCGAACTGAGGGCCCACAAAGCAGTGTTGGCCGCCGCTTCTCCTTACTTCCACGACAAACTACTTCTGGGGGATGCACCGCGTCTCACCCTGCCCAACGTTATCGAAGCCGATGCCTTCGAGGGGCTGCTCCAGCTCATTTATTCGGGGCACCTCCGTCTGCCCCTGGATGCTCTCCCTGCGCACCTTCTTGTGGCCAGTGGCCTGCAGATGTGGCAAGTGGTAGATCAGTGCTCAGAGATCCTTAGAGAACTGGAAAACGCCGGTGGTGGGATTTCATCCCGAGGAGCGACCCCTTTCCACACACTTCTTTCCACCACAGGAGGCTGGTGCATCCGCTCTTCCCCTTTCCAGACCCCGGCACAGTCTTCTCCTTCTACCCAGAGCCCgattggaggggaggggagtgaaCTGGGAGATGTGTTACAGCTTCAGgttgaggaggaagaggaggaagatgaggaggaCCAAGGGTCAGCAGCACCCTCTCAGACTCCTCAGCCTCAGAGAGGATCGGGGAGTTTTCCTCGCCCTCCTGcatcccaccccctgcccacatCCACCACTCCTTGCAGGCTTCCAGAGGATGAGAGTGCCCCACCTGAGCCTCCTGCTCCTCATACTGCATTGCCCCCCAAAGTCTTCTACATCAAGCAGGAACCCTTTGAGTCCAAGGAGGAGATAGCAGGAGGCGGAAGTCAGTCTGTAGGAGCAAAGGAGGAGACCAAAGTGTTTCCAGCAGGGAACACTGAAGAGAATGGAGAACTAGGGTTCCTACTGCCCTCAGGAGCAGGGACAACATCTGGAGGAGGTGGTCCATCCTGGAAACCAGTGGATCTTCATGGGAATGAAATCCTATCAGGGGGTGGGGGACCTGGAGGAGCAGGGCAGGCTGTGCATGGGCCTGTGAAGCTAGGTGGCGCACCCCCTGCAGATGGAAAACGCTTTGGTTGTTTGTGTGGGAAGCGCTTTGCAGTGAAGCCAAAGCGCGACCGACACATCATGCTGACCTTCAGCCTTCGACCCTTTGGCTGTGGCATCTGCAACAAGCGTTTCAAGCTGAAGCACCATCTGACAGAGCATATGAAGACGCATGCTGGAGCCCTACATGCCTGTCCTCACTGTGGTCGCCGGTTCAGAGTCCATGCTTGTTTCCTTCGCCATAGGGACCTCTGCAAGGGTCAGGGCTGGGCCACTGCTCACTGGACTTACAAGTGA